One Castanea sativa cultivar Marrone di Chiusa Pesio chromosome 4, ASM4071231v1 DNA window includes the following coding sequences:
- the LOC142630633 gene encoding UDP-glucose 6-dehydrogenase 1-like has translation MVKICCIGAGYVGGPTMAVIALKCPSIQVVVVDISVSRITAWNSEQLPIYEPGLEDIVKQCRGKNLFFSTDVEKNVAEADIIFVSVNTPTKTQGLGAGRAADLTYWESAARMIADVSTSNKIVVEKSTVPVKTAEAIEKILSFNSKGINYQILSNPEFLAEGTAIQDLFNPDRVLIGGKETPDGQKAIQTLKDVYAHWVPEDRIITTNLWSAELSKLAANAFLAQRISSVNAMSALCEATGADVSQVSHAVGKDTRIGSKFLNASVGFGGSCFQKDILNLVYICECNGLPEVANYWKQVIKVNDYQKKRFVNRVVSSMFNTVSGKKIAILGFAFKKDTGDTRETPAIDVCKELLRDRARLSIYDPQVTMDQIQRDLSMDKFDWDHPVHLRPVSPGTVKKVSIVWDAYEAARDAHAICILTEWDEFKTLDYQRIFDNMQKPAFVFDGRNIVNVKKLREIGFIVYSIGKPLDPWIKDMPAVA, from the coding sequence ATGGTGAAGATTTGCTGCATTGGAGCTGGGTATGTTGGAGGTCCTACCATGGCAGTCATTGCCCTCAAGTGCCCCTCAATTCAAGTGGTTGTTGTTGACATCTCTGTCTCTCGTATCACGGCCTGGAACAGTGAACAGCTCCCCATTTATGAGCCGGGTCTTGAAGATATAGTGAAGCAGTGCAGAGGAAAGAACCTTTTTTTCAGCACTGATGTGGAAAAAAATGTTGCAGAGGCAGACATCATTTTTGTTTCAGTTAACACCCCAACCAAAACTCAGGGCCTTGGAGCTGGCAGAGCTGCAGACCTGACATATTGGGAGAGTGCAGCCAGGATGATTGCTGATGTTTCAACATCCAACAAGATTGTCGTTGAGAAGTCAACAGTCCCAGTGAAAACAGCCGAGGCAATTGAAAAGATCCTCTCTTTCAATAGCAAGGGCATCAACTATCAAATTCTCTCAAACCCGGAATTTCTTGCTGAGGGAACAGCTATTCAGGACCTCTTTAACCCTGATCGGGTTCTCATTGGAGGGAAAGAAACCCCTGATGGCCAAAAGGCAATTCAAACATTGAAAGATGTATATGCGCATTGGGTGCCTGAAGACAGGATCATCACAACCAATCTCTGGTCAGCAGAGCTCTCCAAGTTAGCTGCCAATGCTTTCTTGGCCCAGAGGATTTCATCTGTCAATGCTATGTCAGCTCTCTGTGAGGCAACTGGGGCAGATGTTTCACAGGTTTCCCATGCTGTTGGTAAGGACACCAGAATTGGATCCAAGTTCCTTAATGCTAGTGTTGGTTTTGGTGGATCTTGCTTTCAAAAAGACATACTCAACTTGGTCTATATTTGTGAGTGCAATGGCCTACCTGAAGTTGCCAACTACTGGAAACAAGTCATTAAGGTGAATGACTACCAAAAGAAGCGGTTTGTGAACAGGGTTGTCTCTTCAATGTTCAACACAGTTTCTGGTAAAAAGATTGCCATACTTGGGTTTGCCTTTAAGAAGGATACTGGGGATACAAGGGAAACGCCAGCAATTGATGTGTGCAAAGAGCTGTTGAGAGATAGAGCACGGTTGAGCATTTATGATCCACAAGTCACCATGGATCAGATCCAAAGGGATCTCTCGATGGACAAGTTTGATTGGGATCATCCAGTTCATCTCCGGCCAGTGAGCCCTGGTACTGTGAAGAAAGTGAGCATAGTTTGGGACGCTTATGAGGCTGCAAGGGATGCTCATGCAATCTGCATTCTAACCGAGTGGGATGAGTTCAAGACCCTTGATTACCAAAGGATTTTTGATAATATGCAGAAACCTGCATTTGTATTTGATGGTAGAAACATTGTGAATGTCAAGAAGCTGAGGGAGATAGGATTCATTGTGTACTCAATTGGGAAGCCATTGGACCCATGGATTAAGGACATGCCTGCTGTGGCATAA